One Actinomycetota bacterium genomic window carries:
- a CDS encoding aldehyde dehydrogenase family protein, producing the protein MRANYIGGEWLEGSTTVDDVNPSDLSDVVDEFAVADEAQVDTAIDAAVAAAPEWAASTPAERFTVLERVGLELEARSRELGEQLSREEGKPRAEGVGEVLRAAQLFRFFAGEALRIPGEHMRSVRPGVDVDVLREPLGVVGVITPWNFPIAIPAWKIAPALAYGCTVVFKPAELVPASAWSMVEICARAGLPPGVLNLVVGPGRVVGERLLHDPRVRGVTFTGSQAIGSRVAQALAARFGKAQLEMGGKNPLVILDDADLDIAVDCALQGAFFQTGQRCTASSRLIATQGIHDRFVDALVERLRSLRVGHALGDDTDIGPVVSADQLEQDLGYLALGRDEGAELVQGGARLERETDGYFLEPALFVSTANEMRVNREEIFGPIATVIRAGDADEALALANDTEYGLSAGVCTTSLAQAVRFRDGLQAGIVTVNLPTAGVDFHVPFGGTKGSSSGSREQGRYAVEFFTTVKTAYVRP; encoded by the coding sequence GTGCGAGCGAACTACATCGGCGGCGAGTGGCTCGAGGGCTCGACGACCGTCGACGACGTCAACCCGTCCGACCTCTCCGACGTCGTGGACGAGTTCGCGGTCGCCGACGAGGCGCAGGTCGACACCGCGATCGATGCCGCGGTGGCTGCCGCCCCGGAGTGGGCAGCGTCGACACCGGCCGAACGGTTCACCGTGTTGGAGCGGGTGGGGCTCGAGCTCGAGGCCCGTTCACGAGAGCTCGGCGAACAGCTCTCGCGAGAGGAAGGCAAGCCGAGAGCCGAGGGCGTCGGTGAGGTCCTGCGCGCGGCGCAGCTGTTCCGCTTCTTCGCGGGCGAGGCGCTGCGCATCCCCGGCGAGCACATGCGCAGCGTTCGTCCCGGCGTCGACGTCGATGTGCTGCGCGAGCCGCTCGGCGTGGTCGGCGTCATCACCCCGTGGAACTTCCCGATCGCGATCCCCGCGTGGAAGATCGCGCCCGCGCTGGCGTACGGGTGCACCGTCGTGTTCAAGCCCGCCGAGCTGGTGCCGGCGTCGGCGTGGTCGATGGTGGAGATCTGCGCGAGGGCGGGGCTCCCGCCCGGTGTGCTCAACCTCGTGGTCGGGCCCGGTCGCGTCGTGGGCGAACGGCTCCTCCACGACCCGAGGGTTCGCGGGGTGACGTTCACGGGCTCCCAGGCGATCGGCTCACGGGTCGCCCAGGCGCTCGCCGCTCGGTTCGGGAAGGCGCAGCTCGAGATGGGCGGCAAGAACCCCCTCGTGATCCTCGACGACGCCGACCTCGACATCGCGGTGGACTGCGCTCTGCAGGGTGCCTTCTTCCAGACGGGGCAGCGGTGCACCGCCTCCTCACGGTTGATCGCGACCCAGGGCATCCACGACCGGTTCGTCGACGCCCTCGTCGAGCGGCTCCGGTCGCTGCGGGTCGGCCATGCCCTCGGCGATGACACCGACATCGGGCCGGTCGTGAGCGCCGACCAGCTCGAGCAGGACCTCGGGTACCTCGCGCTCGGGCGCGACGAGGGCGCGGAGCTGGTGCAGGGCGGCGCCCGGCTCGAGCGCGAGACCGACGGCTACTTCCTCGAGCCCGCCCTGTTCGTCTCGACGGCGAACGAGATGCGGGTGAACCGCGAGGAGATCTTCGGACCGATCGCGACGGTGATCAGAGCCGGCGATGCCGACGAAGCCCTCGCGTTGGCCAACGATACGGAGTACGGCCTCTCCGCAGGCGTGTGCACGACCTCGCTCGCGCAGGCCGTACGCTTCCGCGACGGGCTGCAGGCCGGCATCGTGACGGTGAACCTGCCCACGGCAGGCGTCGACTTCCACGTGCCCTTCGGCGGCACGAAGGGCTCGTCGAGCGGAAGCCGCGAGCAGGGCCGCTACGCGGTGGAGTTCTTCACGACGGTGAAGACGGCCTACGTGCGGCCCTGA
- a CDS encoding carboxymuconolactone decarboxylase family protein: MPGYQDVLRLLAVNDRRLLAGLRGVDEATAVCRHLDPRTTALVRVASLAAVGGPVETFRWTIQDALEAGADEDQVVAVLLAIAPLVGVARVAAIVPTVALALDYDLDAALESHDV, from the coding sequence GTGCCCGGATACCAGGACGTCCTGCGTCTCCTCGCGGTGAACGACCGCCGCCTGCTCGCCGGACTGCGTGGCGTCGACGAGGCGACGGCCGTGTGTCGGCACCTCGATCCCCGAACGACGGCGCTCGTGCGTGTCGCCTCGCTCGCCGCCGTCGGAGGGCCGGTGGAGACGTTCCGTTGGACGATCCAGGATGCCCTCGAGGCGGGTGCCGATGAGGACCAGGTGGTCGCGGTGCTCCTCGCGATCGCGCCGCTCGTCGGCGTCGCGCGCGTCGCCGCGATCGTGCCGACGGTTGCGCTGGCCCTCGACTACGACCTCGACGCCGCGCTCGAGTCGCACGACGTCTGA
- a CDS encoding LuxR C-terminal-related transcriptional regulator, with product MRADLVAAVGASTAPIVSVIAASGYGKSTLMAQFVDHDPRPSAWLSLGEDADDPVALARYLALAIDPVAPVGESLTNELDGLQPRIRLVTAGLAAAIRGADAPFILVVDDVHLLTDRRCFALLRNLSGEVAPGCLVVFVARSETPLALGRARAAGELLELGIDDLRFTPDDAADLLRASGAREIDAEDVARLTDQTEGWAVGLYLAARSIAANPSAAPSFSGDDRYVADYLRETMLADLAPEEVDFLVRSSVLDELSGELCDATLATTGSGAMLETLEASNLLVVPLDHRRERFRYHHLFRDLLRMELEHRSPELVPVLTARASVWCEGQNLTDQAVAYAIAGHDVDRVGALIERYAQATYYGGRANVVRAWIEWFGDHGDLRRHPGVALLGAWLHAAEQHPVEAERWIDAVPPSDGIDAADREREAARALLHATMGRDGVERMRVDAERVSSLLPAASPWRPNAWLVTGLASLCSGDLESASRAFQHAVEFASQMGIAIPWALAHAELTIVGLEIGDVLSAAAHASAARRIVEEGRLQGYPTSALTYAVGARVALVQGDPVRARACAEEAASLDPGLTYVMPVFALQTDLLLARSAMGLGDTASAEGFLSRADDVIAHRPHLDTLVSELESARDELDALRASAVGAPTLTPAEARLLPLLTTHLSFREIGGELFVSSHTVKTQAISIYRKLGVSSRGEAVRVAREIGLLTP from the coding sequence ATGCGAGCCGACCTCGTGGCGGCGGTGGGCGCTTCGACCGCTCCGATCGTGAGCGTGATCGCCGCGAGCGGATACGGGAAGTCGACCCTCATGGCGCAGTTCGTCGACCACGACCCCCGCCCTTCCGCATGGCTGAGCCTGGGCGAGGACGCCGACGACCCTGTGGCCCTGGCGCGATACCTCGCGCTCGCGATCGACCCGGTGGCGCCGGTCGGAGAGAGCCTCACGAACGAGCTCGACGGTCTCCAACCCAGGATCCGCCTCGTGACGGCGGGGCTCGCCGCCGCGATCCGCGGGGCCGACGCCCCGTTCATCCTCGTCGTCGACGACGTTCATCTGCTCACGGATCGACGCTGCTTCGCCTTGCTGCGCAATCTCTCTGGGGAAGTAGCACCGGGATGCCTGGTCGTGTTCGTCGCCCGATCCGAGACGCCTCTCGCGCTGGGACGTGCTCGAGCCGCCGGGGAGCTTCTCGAGCTCGGGATCGACGATCTGCGCTTCACGCCTGACGACGCCGCAGATCTGCTGCGAGCGTCGGGCGCCCGCGAGATCGATGCCGAGGACGTCGCCCGCCTCACTGATCAGACGGAAGGATGGGCCGTCGGCCTGTACCTCGCCGCCCGGTCGATCGCGGCCAACCCGTCTGCCGCCCCCTCGTTCAGCGGGGACGATCGATACGTGGCCGACTACCTGCGAGAGACGATGCTCGCCGACCTGGCTCCCGAGGAGGTGGACTTCCTCGTCCGGAGTTCGGTCTTGGACGAGCTGTCCGGCGAGCTGTGCGACGCGACGCTCGCGACGACCGGGTCCGGGGCGATGCTGGAGACCCTCGAGGCCTCGAACCTGCTGGTCGTGCCGCTGGACCACCGCCGCGAACGCTTCCGCTATCACCACCTGTTCCGCGATCTGCTGCGGATGGAGTTGGAGCATCGATCGCCTGAGCTCGTGCCGGTGCTCACCGCGCGTGCGTCGGTGTGGTGCGAAGGCCAGAACCTCACGGACCAGGCCGTGGCGTACGCGATCGCTGGGCACGACGTCGATCGAGTCGGCGCCTTGATCGAGCGATACGCCCAGGCCACGTACTACGGGGGGCGGGCGAACGTGGTCCGTGCCTGGATCGAGTGGTTCGGCGACCACGGGGACCTCCGTCGACACCCTGGCGTCGCCCTGCTCGGAGCGTGGCTCCATGCGGCGGAGCAGCATCCCGTCGAGGCGGAGCGATGGATCGATGCGGTGCCGCCCTCGGATGGCATCGATGCCGCGGATCGCGAGCGCGAGGCAGCCCGGGCCCTGCTCCACGCCACGATGGGGCGGGACGGCGTCGAGCGGATGCGCGTGGACGCCGAGCGGGTCTCCTCGCTCCTCCCCGCCGCCAGTCCCTGGCGCCCCAACGCATGGTTGGTCACCGGGCTTGCCTCCCTGTGCAGCGGGGATCTGGAGTCGGCCTCGCGCGCCTTTCAACACGCCGTCGAGTTCGCGAGCCAGATGGGGATCGCGATCCCGTGGGCGCTCGCGCACGCGGAGCTCACGATCGTCGGCCTCGAGATCGGTGACGTCCTCTCCGCGGCGGCGCACGCGTCCGCCGCGAGGCGGATCGTGGAGGAAGGGAGGCTCCAGGGCTACCCGACGAGCGCGTTGACCTACGCCGTCGGTGCGAGGGTCGCGCTCGTGCAGGGCGACCCGGTCCGCGCGCGAGCGTGCGCGGAAGAGGCTGCGTCGCTGGACCCCGGTCTCACGTACGTGATGCCCGTGTTCGCCCTCCAGACCGACCTGCTCCTCGCCAGGTCAGCGATGGGGCTCGGTGACACCGCATCCGCCGAAGGCTTCCTGAGTCGCGCCGACGATGTGATCGCCCATCGGCCTCACCTCGACACGCTCGTTTCGGAGCTCGAGAGCGCTCGCGACGAGCTCGACGCGCTCCGCGCGTCGGCCGTGGGGGCACCGACGCTCACGCCCGCGGAGGCACGACTCTTGCCGCTACTGACCACCCACCTCTCCTTCCGGGAGATCGGCGGGGAGCTGTTCGTCTCGTCCCACACCGTGAAGACGCAGGCGATCTCGATCTACCGCAAGCTCGGGGTGTCCTCCAGAGGCGAGGCGGTGCGCGTCGCGCGCGAGATCGGGTTGCTCACCCCCTGA
- a CDS encoding SHOCT domain-containing protein: protein MPGLIRGVARTAVVAGTATAVSNRVSRRQYNKWSQQEQPQQGYEQAPQEQAPPPPAPAAPSTDDKLAQLKELGQLKDSGVLTDAEFEAQKAKILDG from the coding sequence ATGCCCGGGTTGATCAGAGGTGTCGCCCGCACCGCGGTCGTCGCGGGCACCGCGACCGCGGTCTCGAACCGCGTGTCACGGCGCCAGTACAACAAGTGGTCGCAGCAGGAACAGCCGCAGCAGGGCTACGAGCAAGCTCCGCAGGAGCAAGCTCCCCCGCCGCCCGCCCCCGCCGCGCCGTCGACCGACGACAAGCTCGCACAACTCAAGGAGCTCGGTCAGCTGAAGGACTCAGGCGTCCTCACGGACGCCGAGTTCGAAGCGCAGAAGGCGAAGATCCTCGACGGCTGA
- a CDS encoding DUF6325 family protein, which yields MSDTDVELGPIDYLVVEWPAGKQPSGEGLPIIVDLVDRGVIRLLDLAFVRKDDDGSVIAVDLSDFGEGPELTVFEGASSGLLGQDDYDEAGAAIEPGSSAALLVYENTWAAPFATALRRSGAQLVANGRIPVNALIQALDELEEEE from the coding sequence GTGAGCGATACCGACGTCGAGCTCGGCCCGATCGACTATCTCGTCGTGGAGTGGCCGGCTGGGAAGCAACCGAGCGGGGAGGGACTGCCGATCATCGTCGATCTGGTCGATCGTGGCGTGATCCGCCTCCTCGACCTCGCCTTCGTGCGGAAGGACGATGACGGCTCCGTCATCGCCGTGGACCTGAGCGACTTCGGTGAAGGTCCGGAGCTGACGGTGTTCGAAGGGGCGTCATCCGGGCTCCTCGGGCAGGACGACTACGACGAGGCCGGTGCGGCGATCGAGCCGGGAAGCTCCGCGGCCCTGCTCGTCTACGAGAACACGTGGGCGGCCCCGTTCGCGACCGCGCTGCGGCGCAGCGGTGCGCAGCTCGTCGCGAACGGCCGTATCCCCGTGAACGCCCTCATCCAGGCGCTCGACGAACTCGAAGAGGAGGAGTGA
- a CDS encoding glycoside hydrolase family 15 protein, whose amino-acid sequence MALRIEDYALIGDTHTVALVGRDGSVDWLCLPRFDSAACFASLLGTEEHGSWILAPSGEVVATSRRYRPGTLVLETEFETRDGAVRIVDCMPARQEHPRLVRLVEGLRGSVPIVSRCVPRFDYGKTRPWIHGSGSVVNAGAGPEAMELRADAPVAIADHGLNASFVANEGERVGFVLTWHSSWQDAPAPIDPLEAVDETDRWWREWSSRSTYEGGWKDEVERSLITLKALTYEPTGGVVAAPTTSLPEFLGGVRNWDYRFCWIRDAALTLDALMAAGYVDEATKWRDWMVRAVAGDPEDLQIMYGVAGERRLEEYELDWLPGYEGSAPVRVGNAASGQLQLDVYGELTDAIYRARQLGMAPAPEALDPARGVIEWLEEHWRDPDDGIWEVRGPRRQFVHSKVMAWVAADRLVKILEESGVERPLDRLRRMRDEIHDEVCQEGFDAERNTFTQYYGSSQLDAALLLIPQVGFLPPSDPRVAGTVDAIQRELVRDGFVMRYIPDEDAADGLPPGEGAFLACSFWLVIDLAMLGRLDEARALFDRLLSLQNDLGLFAEEYDQEHERLIGNFPQAFTHLTLIAAAVALTDAADDKEA is encoded by the coding sequence ATGGCACTTCGCATCGAGGACTATGCGCTGATCGGAGACACGCACACCGTCGCGCTCGTGGGACGTGACGGCTCGGTGGACTGGCTGTGCCTGCCCCGGTTTGACTCCGCAGCGTGTTTCGCGAGCCTGCTGGGCACCGAGGAACACGGGTCGTGGATCCTCGCCCCGAGCGGGGAGGTCGTCGCCACGTCGCGCCGGTATCGGCCCGGGACATTGGTGCTCGAGACGGAGTTCGAGACCCGCGATGGGGCCGTTCGGATCGTCGACTGCATGCCAGCGCGACAGGAACATCCGCGGCTCGTCCGGCTCGTGGAGGGGTTGAGAGGCTCCGTGCCGATCGTCTCGAGATGCGTGCCGAGGTTCGACTACGGCAAGACCAGGCCGTGGATCCACGGATCGGGCTCCGTGGTGAACGCGGGTGCCGGCCCCGAGGCGATGGAGCTGAGGGCCGATGCCCCAGTCGCGATCGCGGATCACGGTCTCAACGCGAGCTTCGTCGCGAACGAAGGAGAGCGCGTGGGGTTCGTGCTCACGTGGCACTCGTCGTGGCAAGATGCACCGGCGCCGATCGACCCGCTCGAGGCCGTCGACGAAACCGACCGATGGTGGCGTGAGTGGTCGAGCCGGTCCACCTACGAGGGCGGATGGAAGGACGAGGTCGAGCGTTCCCTCATCACGCTGAAGGCGCTCACGTACGAGCCGACGGGGGGCGTCGTGGCCGCCCCCACGACCTCGCTCCCGGAGTTCCTCGGAGGGGTGCGGAACTGGGACTACCGGTTCTGCTGGATCAGAGATGCGGCGCTGACGCTCGATGCCTTGATGGCCGCCGGGTACGTGGACGAAGCGACGAAGTGGCGCGACTGGATGGTCCGCGCGGTCGCGGGCGATCCCGAGGACCTGCAGATCATGTACGGCGTCGCGGGAGAACGCCGGCTCGAGGAGTACGAGCTCGACTGGCTCCCCGGGTATGAGGGTTCCGCCCCGGTGCGGGTCGGGAACGCCGCGTCGGGGCAGCTGCAACTCGACGTCTACGGAGAGCTCACCGACGCGATCTATCGGGCCCGCCAGCTCGGCATGGCGCCGGCACCCGAGGCGCTTGACCCCGCGCGGGGTGTGATCGAGTGGCTCGAGGAACACTGGCGTGATCCCGACGACGGCATCTGGGAGGTGCGCGGCCCGCGGCGCCAGTTCGTGCACTCGAAGGTGATGGCCTGGGTCGCCGCTGACCGTCTGGTGAAGATCCTCGAGGAATCCGGCGTCGAGCGGCCGCTCGACAGGCTCCGACGCATGCGCGACGAGATCCACGACGAGGTCTGCCAAGAGGGCTTCGACGCCGAGCGGAACACCTTCACCCAGTACTACGGGTCGAGCCAGCTCGACGCCGCCTTGCTGTTGATCCCCCAGGTTGGGTTCCTTCCTCCGTCGGACCCTCGGGTGGCGGGCACTGTCGACGCGATCCAGCGAGAGCTCGTGCGCGACGGGTTCGTGATGCGCTACATCCCCGACGAGGACGCAGCCGACGGGTTGCCTCCCGGGGAGGGCGCGTTCCTCGCGTGCAGCTTCTGGCTCGTGATCGATCTCGCGATGCTCGGGCGACTCGATGAGGCGAGAGCGCTGTTCGACCGCTTGCTCTCGTTGCAGAACGATCTGGGATTGTTCGCGGAGGAGTACGACCAGGAGCACGAACGCCTGATCGGGAACTTCCCACAGGCGTTCACCCACCTGACCCTGATCGCGGCAGCGGTCGCGCTCACCGATGCCGCGGACGACAAGGAGGCGTGA
- a CDS encoding sulfatase-like hydrolase/transferase: MTDTPTDVLVAGYRDIDAATRDFDVLMQIVKDKKVEIEGAILVTHDADGAITVVQHGDHLGRKGLGWGAGAGLVVGLFAPPLLASVAMGGAVGGLIGKFTDRKVEAGMEGLADQLPPGTAGVITVFDDEHRLAIEQALPGSPAKSIAQTDTGGIRALKAELATAMGKFVQDRSELPIPDRTFGGTAGRTLKDSVADWSMIPGPKAPEGAPNVLLAIIDDAGFGSIDTFGGPISTPAFSRVQKLGVTYNSFHVTAVCSPTRAALLTGRNQHRVGFGSIAEYPGPFPGYTAAKPKSCAGLPRILRENGYVTGGFGKWHLTPNTVQGTAGPFDHWPKSWGFDRWWGFLSGAAGQYDPIITQDDAVLGVPEGKEGEQYYFPDDITDKAVEWLHGVRAQDAEKPWFMFYSTGCAHAPHHVPKEWADKYAGRFDDGWDELRKRTLERQKQLGIVPQDTELTERPDAFPAWDSLDDASKKLYARQMEVYAGYQENADWNIGRLLDEIEAMGDLENTLIIFIWGDNGASLEGTITGSFNELTFLNGLVLDPAQQTELIEKYGGLEALGSDHTAPHIAAAWAHACNTPFQWGKQTASHLGGTRDPMVVAWPSRLKADVTVRSQFTHVIDVGPTILEAAGIPEPKTVDGIAQEPMDGTSFLYTLDDATAPERHTTQYFEMFASRGMYKDGWWAASRPDRLPWDLSPETLAPFGPEADFDPDRDVGWELYHLPDDFSQAKDIAVEHPEKVQELQELWWQEAERNRVLPLMAGFSVIYGILPPLPTNTRFTFAGDVQNINWGMIPRIYGRSYSIEAELVVPETGADGVIVAMADFIGGFGLWVDGDGILKHTYSLLGVDTYRQAAETKLPSGEVNVKMLFETQENTPGSGGHVTLFVNGQQVGEGDMPQTVPITFTSYAGMDIGRDNGLVVDLDYEDEAPYAFRGTVKKVTFDLTPGTHDDERKLHVHEIHQTVAAGVAG; the protein is encoded by the coding sequence ATGACCGACACACCGACCGATGTCCTCGTGGCCGGCTACCGGGACATCGACGCGGCGACCCGCGACTTCGACGTTCTCATGCAGATCGTCAAGGACAAGAAGGTCGAGATCGAGGGCGCGATCCTCGTCACGCACGACGCCGATGGCGCGATCACGGTCGTCCAGCACGGCGACCACCTGGGCCGCAAGGGCCTCGGCTGGGGTGCCGGCGCCGGCCTGGTGGTCGGGCTCTTCGCCCCACCGCTCCTGGCCTCTGTCGCTATGGGCGGCGCCGTCGGTGGTCTGATCGGGAAGTTCACGGACCGCAAGGTCGAGGCGGGTATGGAAGGGCTCGCCGACCAGCTGCCGCCGGGCACGGCCGGGGTCATCACCGTCTTCGACGACGAACATCGGCTCGCGATCGAGCAGGCGCTGCCCGGGTCGCCGGCGAAGTCCATCGCCCAGACGGACACGGGCGGCATCCGAGCGCTGAAGGCCGAGCTCGCCACCGCGATGGGCAAGTTCGTGCAGGACCGGAGCGAGCTCCCGATCCCGGACCGGACCTTCGGCGGTACCGCCGGCCGCACGCTGAAGGACTCCGTCGCCGACTGGTCGATGATCCCCGGCCCGAAGGCGCCCGAGGGAGCGCCGAACGTGCTCCTCGCGATCATCGACGACGCGGGCTTCGGCTCGATCGACACCTTCGGCGGGCCGATCAGCACCCCCGCCTTTAGCCGGGTGCAGAAGTTGGGCGTGACCTACAACAGCTTCCACGTGACCGCGGTCTGCTCCCCGACGCGCGCCGCGCTGCTCACCGGGCGGAACCAGCATCGGGTCGGGTTCGGCTCGATCGCCGAGTACCCGGGCCCTTTCCCCGGCTACACGGCCGCGAAGCCGAAGAGCTGTGCCGGCCTCCCGCGCATCCTCAGGGAGAACGGGTACGTGACCGGCGGCTTCGGGAAGTGGCACCTGACCCCGAACACCGTGCAGGGGACGGCGGGGCCGTTCGATCACTGGCCGAAGTCCTGGGGCTTCGACCGCTGGTGGGGGTTCCTGTCGGGCGCTGCGGGCCAATACGACCCGATCATCACGCAGGACGACGCGGTCCTCGGTGTGCCGGAGGGCAAAGAGGGCGAACAGTACTACTTCCCGGACGACATCACCGACAAGGCTGTCGAGTGGCTCCACGGGGTCCGCGCGCAGGACGCGGAGAAGCCCTGGTTCATGTTCTATTCCACGGGCTGCGCGCATGCCCCCCACCACGTCCCGAAGGAGTGGGCCGACAAGTACGCAGGTCGGTTCGACGACGGCTGGGACGAGCTGCGGAAGCGAACGCTCGAGCGTCAGAAGCAGCTCGGCATCGTGCCGCAGGACACCGAGCTGACCGAGCGGCCCGACGCCTTCCCGGCGTGGGACTCGCTCGACGATGCGTCGAAGAAGCTCTATGCGAGGCAGATGGAGGTGTACGCCGGGTACCAGGAGAACGCCGACTGGAACATCGGCCGGCTGCTGGACGAGATCGAGGCGATGGGCGACCTCGAGAACACACTGATCATCTTCATCTGGGGCGACAACGGCGCCAGCCTCGAGGGCACGATCACTGGCTCGTTCAACGAGCTGACGTTCCTGAACGGGCTGGTCCTCGATCCCGCGCAGCAGACCGAGCTGATCGAGAAGTACGGGGGTCTCGAGGCCCTCGGCAGCGACCACACCGCGCCGCACATCGCCGCCGCTTGGGCCCACGCGTGCAACACCCCGTTCCAGTGGGGGAAGCAGACGGCGAGCCACCTCGGCGGCACGCGCGACCCGATGGTGGTCGCGTGGCCGTCCCGGCTGAAGGCCGATGTCACGGTGCGCTCGCAGTTCACGCACGTGATCGACGTCGGCCCCACGATCCTCGAGGCCGCCGGGATCCCGGAGCCGAAGACGGTCGACGGCATCGCGCAGGAACCGATGGACGGCACGAGCTTCCTGTACACGCTCGACGATGCCACGGCGCCGGAGCGCCACACGACGCAGTACTTCGAGATGTTCGCGAGCCGGGGCATGTACAAGGACGGCTGGTGGGCCGCGTCGCGGCCCGATCGTCTCCCGTGGGACCTCTCCCCGGAGACGTTGGCGCCGTTCGGGCCCGAGGCGGACTTCGACCCTGATCGCGACGTCGGCTGGGAGCTCTACCACCTGCCGGACGACTTCTCACAGGCCAAAGACATCGCGGTCGAGCATCCGGAGAAGGTGCAAGAGCTCCAGGAACTGTGGTGGCAGGAGGCCGAGCGCAACCGCGTGCTGCCGCTGATGGCGGGCTTCTCCGTCATCTACGGGATCCTGCCGCCGCTGCCGACCAACACGCGTTTCACCTTCGCGGGCGACGTGCAGAACATCAACTGGGGCATGATCCCTCGGATCTACGGCCGGTCGTACTCGATCGAAGCCGAGCTCGTCGTGCCCGAGACGGGAGCCGATGGCGTCATCGTCGCCATGGCCGACTTCATCGGAGGTTTCGGCCTCTGGGTCGACGGCGACGGCATCCTGAAGCACACGTACTCGTTGCTGGGTGTCGACACCTACCGGCAGGCCGCTGAGACGAAGCTGCCCTCGGGCGAGGTGAACGTGAAGATGCTCTTCGAGACTCAGGAGAACACGCCTGGGAGCGGGGGGCATGTCACGCTCTTCGTGAACGGCCAGCAGGTCGGCGAGGGTGACATGCCGCAGACCGTGCCGATCACGTTCACGAGCTACGCGGGGATGGACATCGGCCGGGACAACGGGTTGGTCGTCGACCTCGACTACGAGGACGAGGCGCCGTACGCCTTCAGGGGAACGGTCAAGAAGGTGACCTTCGACCTGACGCCGGGGACCCATGATGACGAGCGGAAGCTGCACGTCCACGAGATCCACCAGACCGTTGCGGCCGGCGTCGCAGGCTGA
- a CDS encoding anaerobic sulfatase maturase, giving the protein MSSIDVRATGTTLPRDAPPAFHLLAKPTGAVCNLDCTYCFFLSKEMLYPGSRFRMADDLLETYLRQLIEAHARSQEVAVAWQGGEPTMMGLDFFRRSVELAEQLRLPHQRIVYTIQTNGTLLDDEWGAFLAEHGFLVGLSIDGPREMHDTFRVDKGGKGSFDRVMEGLATLQRHDVEWNALTTIHAANHDRGREVYRFLRDECGARFMQFIPIIERTTPELLTVANEGWGETVRDRPLYVQDGDLVTDRSVPPEGYGRFLIDVFEEWKRRDVGEVYVQMFDVALANWYGEPPGLCVHSETCGLALAMEHTGDLYSCDHFVEPAYKLGNITESRMIDLIVLPQQQEFGRAKRDTLPPFCLECDVRFACHGGCPKDRFTSTPDGDPGLHYLCPSYKEFFAHIRPTMEAMCDLIRADRAPSELVHVYAAEDAKRGRNEPCTCGSGRKWKHCHGTDQL; this is encoded by the coding sequence ATGAGCAGTATCGACGTGCGCGCGACCGGGACGACGCTTCCTCGCGATGCGCCCCCCGCTTTCCATCTCCTCGCCAAGCCCACGGGAGCCGTCTGCAACCTCGACTGCACGTACTGCTTCTTCCTGTCCAAGGAGATGCTGTACCCGGGCAGCCGGTTCCGCATGGCCGACGACCTGCTCGAGACGTATCTCCGGCAGCTGATCGAGGCGCACGCCAGGTCGCAAGAGGTCGCCGTGGCGTGGCAGGGAGGCGAGCCGACGATGATGGGGCTCGACTTCTTCCGACGATCGGTCGAGCTGGCGGAGCAGCTGCGGCTGCCGCATCAGCGGATCGTGTACACGATCCAGACGAACGGCACGCTGCTCGACGACGAGTGGGGCGCGTTCCTCGCGGAGCACGGCTTCCTCGTGGGGCTCTCGATCGACGGTCCCCGCGAGATGCATGACACCTTCCGGGTCGACAAGGGCGGCAAGGGCAGCTTCGACCGGGTGATGGAGGGCCTCGCAACGCTGCAGCGCCACGACGTGGAGTGGAACGCGCTCACCACGATCCACGCGGCCAACCACGACCGAGGGCGGGAGGTCTATCGGTTCCTGCGGGATGAGTGCGGCGCCCGGTTCATGCAGTTCATCCCGATCATCGAACGCACCACTCCCGAGCTGCTCACGGTGGCCAACGAGGGCTGGGGCGAGACCGTGAGGGACCGTCCGCTCTACGTGCAGGACGGCGACCTAGTCACCGACCGGTCGGTGCCGCCCGAGGGCTACGGAAGGTTCCTGATCGACGTCTTCGAGGAGTGGAAGCGTCGCGATGTCGGCGAGGTCTACGTGCAGATGTTCGACGTCGCCCTCGCGAACTGGTACGGGGAACCGCCCGGGCTGTGCGTCCACTCCGAGACGTGCGGGCTCGCACTGGCGATGGAGCACACCGGCGACCTGTACTCGTGCGACCACTTCGTCGAGCCGGCGTACAAGCTCGGCAACATCACGGAATCACGCATGATCGACCTCATCGTGCTGCCGCAGCAGCAGGAGTTCGGCCGGGCGAAGCGCGACACCTTGCCCCCGTTCTGCTTGGAGTGCGACGTGCGGTTCGCCTGCCACGGCGGGTGCCCGAAGGACCGATTCACCTCGACGCCCGACGGCGACCCTGGGCTGCACTACCTCTGTCCGAGCTACAAGGAGTTCTTCGCACACATCCGGCCGACGATGGAAGCGATGTGCGACCTCATTCGTGCGGACCGAGCGCCGTCGGAGCTCGTGCACGTCTACGCGGCGGAGGACGCGAAGCGGGGGCGCAACGAACCGTGTACGTGCGGCTCGGGTCGCAAATGGAAGCACTGCCACGGTACCGACCAGCTGTGA